The region agcgggtcgcGGCGTTGCGACGTTGGGAAGCATCGAAAAAAGGTGCCACCAGGATGCAAGGTGCCCGAGCTTTCATACAATGGCGCAGTGCCAAAGAACTCCGCCGAGACCGAAGCCCGATAGAGTGAAAATCAATAGCCGGGCCATGAAGCAGAACCTTTCCTTTTCCATATGCTTCCTCCAgaatgtttatttcagaacgcacTAAAAATTAACAAGAATATACAATCAGAGGTCCCGTAGTTTGGAATTGGGACCTAATGCAGTTAGTAAAAACGGAAGATCTATAAAACATACTGCACAAAATTGGCAGATTTAAGTAGACAATGCTGTACTGGATCTAGACGTGTATATGACCGGAACATAAATGCCACAGGTTAGACTACAAATtcggaaaagaaaacgaaaaaaatatttGTCACTTCATGGCAAGAGTTAGCGTATTACTAATGAATTGAGAAATTGTTAGTTGTAATCCCCGCGGATCGTAACAGAAGTGAAGTCAACGCTTGCTGCGAATTTCTTACTATTATAACGAGAAAATGTTCACGCATTGTTACCAATGTGACATTGTTACCCTGAACAGCAGAAGAAAATAGAGACGACAGAAATCCGTTTAACGTCAACTTCTCTAAGACCACATCTGGGAATACACACAGAATAAACAAGGGTTGAGCGGAAGCCTCAGTCCGCTAGCCAACGTTTTCACAACAGGACCTCTTTTCGAGAGTGCTTTCATAGCGGCGCAAATAACACGTTTTCAACATAAGCCGTCTTCTGCGTGCATCTGTTAGGCTTCGTCGTAGAAAATTAATTTGAGAAAACGGACTTGCCGTTGAAGTGCAATGAAGGCAACCTGCGACGTGCAGCCATTGTGAAGGCAACGTGCGGCCATTGTGAGCGTGTGTGTTTGCGATGACCAGCTGCAGGAGTCGCATTTGGGGAAGACGACAGACGTACTGCCGACGTAATGGAAAAAGGATGTCACGTAACAGCCAGGAGAGGGTGCCCCCTCGCCATTAGCTATAGCGTCTTCAGCTCTTGCTGAGTTGATGAAGAGAGTCTCCAGACAATGTCTACAGATGCGGGCGCAGCGAACACCTGCGTCTTGCAGCAGCTAGTCTTCCTTTACAGCCCATTTTAGTACCACTTCAAGAGCGATGCTTTTGGCAGACAGCTGTGATGAAGCAGGAGGCAGCTGACTGTCCAGGCAGGCGATCAGAAGGTTGCCTTGCCGGTATGGCATCTCGCGTCGAGACGCACTCGCCATAACCAAGAGAATGAGGTCCGAAAATATCCAGGGAAAGCTGGAGCAGGTCTTGTGTGCATTATAGTACGTCACCATGAAGCATGCGGACGCCATTCTTAGCAGAATGGTCGTTTTGTCCTCGGCAGACAAAGCGCTTTCCAGGTAACACGCCTCTTCAACTTTTTCGAAAAATCTCTCCCTTGTCGACTGCGCTATGGCACGGTACTGCTTAGTGACGAGAACTTCCTCGTTGCTCTTTTCGTAGTGGCTCTTGTTGAAGCTGGAGGTGTCGTTGATGAAGCCGGACACAACTTCTGTTTCAGTCTTTATGCCGTACTGCTTGAGTATGCGGTCCATATCGGACTCGTACGCCGCTCGCAATTCCTTCACAACGCTCCTGTAGCTCATCCAGCCGTGGAATTCGAGCAGCTTTATGTTGCTTCTGCTATCGACTAGGTGGCTATTGAAGCTTGTGCCAACTACAAATTCCAAGAACCTTTGGAATCTGTAGATGTGGCCAAGAACCCGGTTTGAACGATAAGTGTTCTTGTGACATCCCTTTGCCATGAAGTCGGGGTATTCTCGGGGCCtttcgtgtttctccaacacggcggccACCCCGGTCTTCGCAAAGTCTAGGCAGGTGGTGATTTTGGCCGCTATGTAGAGACACTGTTTCGAAAACACGCCGTCCTTAAGCTTGTCTGCCATTGCTAGGTGCGCGTTGGACATGACGCCAACGTTGTCGTTCTTGATGTACTCCGAGATGAATTTCGTCATTCCATCGACCTGGAAGGAGAACAAGATAAAGTTGGTATCAATACCCAATTTCAGCCGCTGGAACGGAGTAATGAGTAGAACCGGAAGAAGTAAGTGTTAGCATCCACCCCCTGCAACTTTCATGTAAATTAATATTACAGTTCGTAGGAAGCAGTTGTAGTTTGTTTCGGTGCATTTTATTTGAATCCAATAGTTAAATAAGAGCCATCTTTTCCGTAATTCCCAGACTCAGTTCAGAACGCTGCTGTTGAACCTTTTGTCCGTAAATCATGGGCTCTTGGTTAGGTCCCGGAAAGGACAGATTCCTGTCCCAAATCACAATGTGCTCGTCTCCATCCAAGTCGGAACCTGCAAAAAGATGGTATTTAATATGTACGCAGTGACACTAGCTATCGAAATGGAGTTGGTGGCTTCTGTATTTCAATTCTCTTCATCATGGGCGTTTCCCCATATTCCCTCCATCTCTTATTATCAAGAGCCTGTGCTCCGGAGCCCAGTGACGAGCTCGGAAGAGAGACTGGAGGAAACGACTGAATATGGCTCtgccgtgctttttttttatctgcggTAGATGACGTGGCTGGAAGCTGTTGGGCGATACTGATGACCAGTCGATGTAAGGGTCAGGCCACAAAAAAACTTAAACGAAGGCTCGGAACTTTGTATACAAGCCAGCAACGCAAAATGCTCAAAGTGCGGCAACGCAAGGAGCTCATTTACCGAGGAAAGCATTGCACTGCAATTGAGTTTTTACACGCTCAGATATCGAAGTAGTTCACTCTCAAATAATTAGTATTGACAATCCAGAACGACAACACCCCTCGCTGATGTAGCAGAAAGCCTTCTAGTTTGCTGGCGATTGCAGACATCGTTTTGAGAAATATGGCGAGAAGTGCGGGTAATGCGCATTGAAGTGTAATTCCCGATGCATTACTAGcagtgcagaagcagcagcagaacttTTTCTCGTGGACAAACCGACTGCTTGCTTTCATATTGGAGCTACCTGCATACGTGACTGATTACAGGGTTACAAGTTTTCGGTACTTCTGGTCTCCAGCACAGGGCAAGCCCTAGGCATCACAGCGCGCTTGTTTAGGAAAGTAAAACGCATGGTAACGAAGTATGCGATACCCGCGCAGTAAACACAGCCACGTACTTTTCTGTAGAATCACTTTACTTTTTTTGTAGAACTGTAGACCTAGCGGAGGCACTATTGACCGAATATACCTGCCAGCTTCCGCATACTTCACAACGCAGAATTGGAGTATAGGCAGTCCGCAGTGCCCATGCGGCGCTGAAATTGTTCCGCCacgcacgtaaaaaaaaaaaaagctgccgtcAGCCAATTGGGCGGCGACAAACGAGAGACCACGTTCTGAACGATTAGAGGCGCGCGATTGGCTGATCACATTTCTTGCCAAAGTGCTGTCGACGTAGCCCAGTTGGCTGACGCGCGCGCCACGTGTGGCTTGGACAGAGTGCGGGACCTCGTGGCTATAAGCGCAggcagacagcgtggaaatgCACTACGGGTGCGCGCCAGAAACCGCTTGCCCCTCTGGCTAATTAAGCTGTGTTCCAGGTAGTTTGTCGTGTCGACAGCAGCGCCGGAAGGTTGCGCATACACAGGTTGAATGAAATGGCAGTACAAGTGAACGGCAGCAGTACTAGCCCCTACAGAATGAAATAAACCTGTTCAAACTGAGCGCTTTTTGAATGCGGCCGACGGTACGCGGATTGAAGAAATGCGCTCGCCGCTTTAGTGTCCTGCTGCAGCGCGTTCTACCGTTAGAGCTAGTCTTATGCGACGCCGACTAGAGTCAATGGGCGCAGTTGACAGAACTGAAACCGTAGTGGAGGCTCTTAAAGTCAATCACGGGTGACCAAGTAAGCCGTGACCATGCACTGTACGCGTGCGGAGAGGGCGCGGCCGTACTAAAGGCGACCAGAGAAAGCGCACCGGCTTGCGCAGAAAAGCGGTTCGCTGCATGCTTGCCTGCCATTTCGTCGGAGTGTGGCCTGAAACCATTTGCCGGGAACACGACGCAATCTTTGCTGTGATGCAAGGCCGGGAAATTCACTGCGGTGAATTTCCTCACGTCGCCGGGGTGCAGACAGGGGCACTTTGTCACGAGCACGGTTCCTGTAAAAAAGCAGGCACGCTTCGTCGAAACTGCACCGCAACGGTTGTCTGCAAGCGAATGGAGGTGAAACACTGCATAAAGAAGTGGCGCATATGTATAAAGGTAAGTTCACATCGAAGTCgtagctttctttttcttttttga is a window of Amblyomma americanum isolate KBUSLIRL-KWMA chromosome 4, ASM5285725v1, whole genome shotgun sequence DNA encoding:
- the LOC144129693 gene encoding uncharacterized protein LOC144129693; the encoded protein is MTKFISEYIKNDNVGVMSNAHLAMADKLKDGVFSKQCLYIAAKITTCLDFAKTGVAAVLEKHERPREYPDFMAKGCHKNTYRSNRVLGHIYRFQRFLEFVVGTSFNSHLVDSRSNIKLLEFHGWMSYRSVVKELRAAYESDMDRILKQYGIKTETEVVSGFINDTSSFNKSHYEKSNEEVLVTKQYRAIAQSTRERFFEKVEEACYLESALSAEDKTTILLRMASACFMVTYYNAHKTCSSFPWIFSDLILLVMASASRREMPYRQGNLLIACLDSQLPPASSQLSAKSIALEVVLKWAVKED